From Oncorhynchus tshawytscha isolate Ot180627B linkage group LG27, Otsh_v2.0, whole genome shotgun sequence, a single genomic window includes:
- the LOC121841063 gene encoding nucleosome-remodeling factor subunit BPTF-like, producing the protein MRGKRGRPPKTLRMQEPSSEPERGLRPRRELRAKGRGSAEVDFESPKRGNNSSSRGRRKVGSSRGRGRGRGGGGRGTRGRRSIARSVVYDDHESDEDDDAVSLRSEEDELIEEETITDEEEEALNEESDPLEEILEEDDASYCTESSFRSQSTHGSTPGRKRTR; encoded by the exons ATGAGGGGGAAAAGAGGCAGGCCGCCCAAAACCCTGCGGATGCAGGAGCCTTCATCCGAGCCGGAGCGTGGCTTGAGACCCAGGAGGGAGTTGAGGGCAAAGGGGAGAGGTAGTGCCGAGGTTGATTTTGAGAGTCCCAAGAGGGGAAATAACTCTTCATCGAGGGGCAGGAGGAAAGTGGGATCATCTCGCGGTAGGGGAAGAGGCAGAGGTGGTGGTGGCAGAGGTACTAGGGGCAGACGGTCAATCGCTAGATCTGTGGTTTATGATGATCATGAAAGTGATGAAGACGATGATGCTGTGAGTTTGAGATCTGAGGAGGACGAGTTGATAGAGGAAGAGACGATAACAGACGAGGAAGAAGAGGCCCTCAACGAGGAGTCAGACCCGCTTGAGGAAATACTCGAGGAGGATGATGCCAGCTACTGTACTGAAAGCAGCTTTCGGAGTCAGAGCACTCATGGCAGCACTCCGG GGCGGAAGAGGACGCGG